Sequence from the Cucurbita pepo subsp. pepo cultivar mu-cu-16 chromosome LG02, ASM280686v2, whole genome shotgun sequence genome:
TCAGAAACTCCAAGAACTCCTTCATTTCTTGGATCGACAAGGTTAAGGCTTTCAAGATCGTGCCCTGATTTGGCGAGTAATGTCCATAATTATCAATCTTCTCGTACTGATTTTCATTTCTGGAATCTGTTTGGTTTGGGTTGCTCTGGTTTTACAATAAATGTTGGCTTGTTTATATAGTTTCTTGGTATCTTAGTGACGAGTTCTTCGTGATTCATAGTGTTCCAGCTAGGGAATGATTTCAGTTTGTTTTATGCTTTTCACTCAATGAAGTAATAATCTTTTAGAATGTTGTTAGATTACTGGCTGTCTAATTGTTCGATTCTTGTCACAAACCACAGTTTCCTCTTCAATGTTCTTCAGCTCATTGAGATTGATGATTACCTCCTTTTGTGGAAACTTGAATTAGCCATGGCAGGACTCCTCTGCATACTTCCTGTCAAAAACACAAAGGGGGTTTGTAGCCGTTCCCTCACTGGGTCGGTACGAAGTCATTGATAAGCTTCCACCGTAATAGTCCAAGCTTaccgctaacatatattgttctctttgaacttttccttcggttcttcctttcaagattttgaaacGCGTTCACTagggaggtttccacgtccttataagaaatatttcattcctCTCCTCAATTGAGGTGTGATCTCACGCTCTTGACATAGCCTTGAGTTTTCAGATCGGGATCAATGACACTGATTCTGGGAATAGAATTTGAGAgcaaattttttcttttttttgggtatttaACAGCTGATGCTCAAACTgaacaatattatactattgtggagagtcatatTTATCTAACAGGGTAGatcctaaaatataaatatataaaaaaagaaattaaatcccaaactttattttaaattatttaaagccTATACTCATATACATATGGTAGACATTTagggaataaataaaaaataatatattcagTAAACTTCCAGAGTGAGTGCCACGTAGTTGCATTTTTCCTGAGTACACGAGAACTACCCGGGACCCACTCTACAAAATCAAGCGCGAACGCTTAGAAGGAGCTTAAGAATCACGCGCCCTCCAATTTTAACGCCAAAAGGCCTGAATTCACGAAGGTAACGGAGAGGAGAGTACGTGTGATCCACGAAGCAATGGAGGGTgtgtaattttgaaaagaatttgaatggCCAATGAAAAGTTGCCACGTCGTGAGAGAAAGGCCAAAGTCGGAATTAAAGAGACCGTCAGGATCCATCAAACCAACGGTCGCATTGGAATCCGTGAGTGGTCGATCTCGAGAAACAAGTCTTGCCACTGGTAGATGAGATTGGCCGGAACGCGGTTGATGCTTCGAATTACGTTCCATTGTTGCCGACGATTCTCTTTTGAGGTGGGAGACGAGAGCAGTTTCGCTGAAGTAATTGCCTTCTACTTCCTCAGAATCTTTCAATCtgtttccatttttatatttctcttgattttgttttcgGTGTTTAGAATTTTGAAGCAAATCCGTCTGGTTTTCGTTCGTGTTTCAAGTGATTTTTCTGTTGCTTCAGATTTGAGATCTTAGCGTCTCTTCTCTCGCTGGAGCACTCGAAAATGGAATGGTGGATCAAGGTAGCTTCTCCCCTCCGAAGATTTACCTCCCGTGTCGCCTCTCGTCTCGGATATCGCAAACGCGGTGCGTGATTTCTTCACTGAATCGTTTTATATAATTCGAATTCCCAATGAATTGAACTGATCCTGTTGTTTGTTCTGTTTTCCTAAAAACACTcgagaaattgaaattcatGCTTGGGGATGTTGAAATGGATTAGGGCTTCTGAAACTAGGGCGAGATGTGAAGGCGTGCGAATACGAGGACGTGCACGTGATGTGGGAGATGCTGAAGAGAAACGAAACGGAGGCAGTCGGAATCCCGGAAGGACGACGTCGAAAGAAGAGACCAATCTGGAATATCTTTTGGTGGGCTCGATCTGCTCCATGCATTGGCTGCAGATTCTGAACAATCATCTCACGGTCAGCATATTTTTCTTGGTAAATCCAGGACGAACACCATGAATTTGGGTCATATTTGTTGTAAATCAATCAGGCAACaataaaagagattgaaatttgataaaatggATTTTGGTGTTTGTCTCATATAATTTCATCTCATGCTTTTATATGATTTGTTTAGCCATTgcctccatttcttcttcctctcgcCTTCTTGATCTCTACTCCTAACCAGAGCTGACATGAACCACCGATTCAAGCATTCGGATTGAGAGagatttaaaatcttaataattataatattaatattaatattgattttatatgttgttttattataataattttgtcatttacAAGGGTTATTGATTGAATTGAACGTTTGGGATGATGGTTTTTCTGCaactattttatatatatcaaatgtaattaaatttagagactattttatattttatacattatggtatatatatatatatatttgtatcaTGTCTTATTCGATGTTTTAAtcgaaaaagatgaaattgaaCTCCGTGCCTGTAGCAATGGAAATGATTTAACAGCGAAACGTGGCCGCCGGCTCGCATTCCGAGCTGTGTCgttcatttaaatttgtttgtcGTTCACCGCAGAGACATTAACTCCATACATTCTGTATCCGGCCGACCACCCTGCCACATGACattcttccaattttaaaagattctcCTGCTTTTAATCTCATCTCCATTGTTCTTCCGACAACCACTTTCCATTTGAAGGCCTTCTCCCACAAAAATACTCTCTTCTCAATTTGGAGTTTTGGTTACTTGGTCGACTCATCTTCTTGTCGGTTGCGGCGGCTATAAGAGGACATTATGAAGCTTTGTAGGCTCTTGGTTATGCTTTTTGTGCTCCACACTTCTCTATTGCTGCTCTTCTTCTCCAGCAGTATCTGTTCCTCCTCAAGTTCAggtaattttcttctttacttCTGTGTTTGTCTCAACTTTACTCACTTTCActtcttgttcttattatGTTTTACTGTAAAGGCTTAGATTAGAATCCCCTGTTCAGTGTTCTGTTCTGTCCAAAAATGCTGTGATGTTGCCTTCAATCTGTCCTTCCGTCGGTATCACCTTCATAATATGATTCTTATCTGAATCACTATGTTCTTGGTGACATTTTTACATTGATGGTATTGTTATgctcaattatatatttaagtaGAATTAGCCTTGTCTTCCATTTGATTTGCCACTGCCCATCACCAGTTTAGACTCTTCCTTTGAATTCATAACTTTTTATCTCTTTCTTCCTCATGTATTGAACTTGTAAATCGACCTATGAACCGAATCAATGTCATGTAACAGTCAAAACTCATCggtaacagatattgttctcttttgactttttgttTCGAGTTTTAAAACGGGTCGGTTAGGGAAATGTTTCCACGCTCTTTTGGGTTGTCACCATACATGTTTGAATTATTGGTTTCATTATTGAGCGTGAGTGgtatacattttcaaaatatgtaATTTCCCATGCTGCTGATACACCTTCCCTGACTGCACAATTGCAGATATGACACCAAACCAACCCCATGTAGTGTCAAATGAATGCCTCTCAGCCACACCATCAAACAGGAAGTTGAAAGTATGTACTTGCTCGGTAAAGGGTTGAAATCCTACCAACATATCTCTTACTTAGCGAAGAACAACATGGATTCTTCCCGAGTAAAAGTTCATGATTGAAATCTGTTTTTGAATTTCAGTTGCAGGATAACGATGATAGTAGCCCGGGGAGGAAGAACGTTCGTGTCGATAACGTAAATCTTTACGACTACAGTCCCATCGATCCAGTTCCAAGCTCAAAGAGATCCATAAAACATGGACCAATAGAGCATCGCTCTCCTCTTATACCTTATATGCCAAATCCTTCTCCTCCAGATCAACCTCAGCCGGGTGGTTTTGTGTAGACAGCAGAGACATATGTTTCTATCAGCAAACCGGCCATGTTAACCTGTAAATCGTCTTTCGTCTACGTCGTAAATAGTTGCGCCTCATGTGACACCGCAGGAGAATGAAGTATTGGAATGATGGGTTAGGAGATGTATGTATTTGTAGATCTTGCTCCATATAGTTGAAGAGTCTATAAATGATTTGTTTTGTGTATTTAACACTTGTTTTAGTTgtttaatatatctatatgGGTGAGGCCTTTTTGTTGGATAAGATCTTTTTGCACGAATTtcgaaataaaaatttttTCTAGTCACGTGTAATTGTAACCCATCGTAACCGCATGTAACAGCTCAATACCATTATGAGtcaatattatctattttagcTCGTTATATAATGCTGTATCACGGTTTTTAAACTgtcggctagggagaggtttccacacccttataagataTGCTTCCTTTCCGTCTCCTCATAtaaaatctcacaattcatcccaCTGCTGGAGCCTAGCCTAGCGTCCGTTAAATACACCACTCATGATACCAAATCATCTTGTGATGATAATCACACTCTAAACTCAAATTAGACACAAGACTTAATTGTTCCGGGCATCCGTAAAAACTAATgcacaatatttttaaattcactcatttaaaaaaaaaatcccaaacACTTGCTATCAAATTAGTTCAATCAATacaaaaactttattatttaaataaatcgATCAAACActcgaaaataaataaataaataatcgatagtggaaaaaaatgggaagaaaatatagtgaaaatgacaagaaaaaagaaagtaaaatgTGGAGGTGCGGGGAATCGAACCCCgtgcctctcgcatgcgaagcgagcgctctaccatatgagctacacccccaTTTGATGTTATGTCATGattgttaatattatttaattaattttaattgttctTTCCCGACGGCTCGCATTCCAAGTCTCTGCCACgcctattttaaatttgtaaattggACACTTTTCTCTGCAAACGCGAAGCAGACATTTACTCCTCCACAGCCGGAACCCAATGCAgatgatatgatgataaaacaaaacattgaagttctcctcttttcttttattgttccTCTTCTGTTCCAATTAAATGCCATTCCATATTTCCACCCTCGTTTTAAAGCCCTCATCAGTATTCATGGACGACCCCCTTCCAACATTTCTCCCGCTAACACTCCTTGCACAACagggtgtgtgtgtgtttgtgtgtgtgtgtgtgtgtgtttcgGAGCTCTTCGATTCATCCTGGGTCCTGTCCGTTATGAATCTTTCTGGGTTCTGGGTTCTGTTTTTTCTGCTCCAATTAACTTCATTCATGCCTTCCTTTCCCACCTATATAAATGCCTCCTCCGCCTCCGGTAATTTACTCTGTTCCTATCCCCtgttcttctctgttcttctctGTTCTACTCTGTTCTTACTGTAACTTTGCATGTTCATTTTGGTGTGCTTTCCTTAACTTGAATTGCAGATATGGCTGTGAACCACCACCATGTTAACCCAAATGGATGCTTCTCCGACATGCCATCAAACAGGAAGCTGAAGGTACTTGCTTTCTAAACCCTTCAATTCCCACAATTGTTCTCTACTGAATGGAATTgaaatccttttctttgttctcaGTTCCACGCTGCTGATGAACATAACAAAAAGAAGGGTCACCCAAGTGATGTAAATCTCGATGACTACCATCCCATTGATCCTGTTCCAAGTTCAAAGACATCGGTAAAACCTGGGCCCATAGAGCACGGCGTTCCTCTCCTTCCTCATATGCCAAATCCTCCTCCTCCCGCTGAGCCGGGCGATTATGCTTAGACACCTCAAACACATTTATCGTCTCTACCGATTGTCTGTCTTGAATAATCCATGTTTGTTTCTCATGGTACTGTCTTAATAAGTTGTCTGGAGCGTTGTCCAGACAATGTACTAGAATGTTAGGCattatatttatgttcttttctctttgatttgatCCTTCTTCGGCTCAAATATAACAAGGATGAAGATATAAAGCAACATAGTCGGTTTAAAAGGTGTACCTATGTgcaatcccacatcggttggacagactaacgaagcattccttgtgaaaatctttccccaccaaacgtattttaaaaatcgtgcCAAAACAGGTAGTAATGGGTTTGacctgttacaaatagtaacAGAGTTAGATATAAGGCGGTGTGtgtgagtgaggacactgGCTCCCaggagaggtggattgtgagatctcatattggttcGAGAGAAGAACTAAACAATTCTTGTAAGGATGTGAAAATCCCGACAACTAACCGTGGCATGTTCtatcttaaaaaatgatatcatttataaagtCGAATAACGATGGTCTGTGTGAAATAATGGAGCGGAACGtgacaaaattaaagtttgatGGAGTGAATTTAATGCAACATATGGGTTTCCCGACCGTTAATTTAGTTTGGTAAATTCTTTTGTCAATTTCCCACACTACCCTTCTCCCAATACGTAGTCGTTTTAACGCACGCGCGCGGCGAGTACAATTTCCAAACGGAGTGGTAGATTGCTTAAATTCTGTCCTAATTACCGCCTTAATTTCTCCTTAACcctctctcgctctctccAACTACGAATCTctccatctttttctttctcttcttcataGCTCGCGTGGAAGTTCCTTCGCGCTCTTGTTTATGGCGGAATCGTTGACAGATTGTTCATTACCCAAGGTGATGGTCCTCATTTTTCTACTGTTTCCATTTTCGATAAAATCTGGAGTTCTAAAATCTTGCTAGTTgtttgttaaatttatttccatCGTCTGTCGTGACAAGCGTGGTTCAAAGTACTCTAGAATGTATACGGGATGATGATGCTTGCACATTTGATATTTTGAAAGCATAGCATGTTTGATTAGAATAAGAATCCAGTGAAATAACTGAGAATTGTGGATTGTTCTTTTAAGCTTTATCCTATAAAAGGTTTCACTAGAAGGAAAGAGGAGATAAAAACTCTACCTAAATGTTTGCCCTAAGGAGACGATAGAAGATTCTCCAGAAGAGTATAAGTAAGAAGTTTCCTTGGCATATCTatacttcttcaaaattttagttcatAGCAATAGCTTTAACAGCATTACACTAATGGATCCTTGCTTTCCCCCAAATTGGAAAACCAGTCAGCAGTCGATGAACGTCAGAATGCATTGTGTATTGCACCAAGAAAGATGGGCTACATAATTAGATGCTCCGCATTTAAGAACGCTAATATTAGGTTGGAGATCAATATGGTCTTTTACAGACAGGGAGTTGGTGAATACCTTAGGATATTGTGGAACTGATTCGCATAGAATGTGCTGATAGCTTAAAAACaaacttttgaatttgtttcCGTTGTATGGTCGTTCTATGGATCTCATGAATAAAAATGGTTCTTAGGACtggatttgtttatttgtttgcaGTTGTTTCAGTTgaacaaaattttgttttctcaagAGTATgcactttcctttttctaagCAGGGTTGTCTTGCACTTTTGATAATTCCCTCACCAGTAGTTGATTTGACTACAACATTTAACGAATGGAAGAATTTGACATTTCTTAAGGGGGGAAATTGAAGTGACTCGCTCAATAGATTGCTTACAACAAACCCTGTTTAGAATAAGGAAGGTGCATACTCTTGAGAAACCAAGTTCATCTCTAATTATGTACCTTTACTCTGTATGATTCTCCAATTGTCAGGTGTAGCTTTATGAGTTTGGGTCGATTTGCATGAATTAACCAGCATTGTACTGTACATCTAGGATGACCTCTGGCGTTAAAAGGtccatgtgagatctcacgtcgattGATGAGAAGaccgaaacattctttataagggtgtgaaaacctctcccttacacaatatctgatagcagtgggcttggacgttACAGTCCATTTGTCCCAGCTTCTAGATTTGGTTGATGGATCTTGCTTTGTTGGTGCAGAGAaggaatttttttgttttagtcTGTTTACGAGTGCACCTAGCTCTGGAAAAACACCCAATTATACCCATATATCTACACCCAATTGTACCCATATATCTACACCATAGGGAACgttctattttccttttattttctcatatttGTGGAACATGAATTTCTGTACTATTTACTATTTGGAAATGTTACTCGACATTCAAGGAGTTCCTATTACTACgtgaaatttagttttatgttCGCAGTCAGCTTTTTTATGTTTGTGATGAAAAGGGATAGAGGAACTTGGATTTATAGCGGAGATACGTACCTTCAACTTACACGTAAAAGctgttgactgttgactgtcTGATAGCTAACTCTATAGCAGAAGATCAAACCCTTTCCTCTTAAGGATATTCTGGTTTTTGAGTTTTGGGAAGCAGAAGAGTGTCCATATATTCGATTGCGCTTTGGTTTGTTTACAGGAAAATTGAGTATTGTATATGTGCGTGTATATGTAGCAGCAGGGATTGTCCTTGATGTGAAATTAATTTGTGCACAGGTCCAAAATATGCATTGGTGTGCTCTTTTTATCGTGATGTCTTGTCTGGTTTCTTCATATGGTTATCTTCTCTTCCTCACATTTTCTACACTTCAAATCAATATGATAATggaattttgaatgaaattccTAAAAGAACGGAATGGCATCTGTTTCTTTGCCTGAATTCTCGCTCACTCCAAAACAAAATGTGATTTGAGTGGGAATCAAGAATCGAATTTTATGATGATAAGTTTGCATAGGTGGTCAAAAAAGTGGATATGACCTCGTGCAATGCTATGAGTCATGAGTAGAGGGTGAAAACGACACTACATCACATTTAGCTAACTATATTCAGAAGGATTTAGATTCCGAGTGGAAATCTCATCATAATTCTTAATTGTGATTGGAATGGAATCTTGAGACTGCGACTGGGGGAAGGGGCATGGTTTTCTCTTCTGCTCTGTAACTTGTGTTGTTGTGTTAGTGTTAGTGTTAGTGTAAGACCCCCACAGACCAAACTCTGCTTTTACTTACGTTTTTCATGCATTATGAACTGttcaggaaagaaaaggaagacaaGGAAGAAGAACCTAACAAAGATGGCGCGTTATGGCTGCTGGCTGACAAGAAAGTCAAAGAGATCAGCTCATGGATTCATTCAAGTACATTGATGAGTCAGTCAGGTACACTTTCCTCTTCCCTTTGTGCTATAGACACTCAAGCTGATAAGATGGGTGCAATGTATCAACACGTTTTAGACAAACATGACTATGATACCGTGCATTCATGAATTCATCTCATACTATACAACACCAACACACACGATTCTTCCCCACTTCTGAGGGAAGAGAAATGGTGGGCATAGTAGTACATAAGCATTTGGCGCACTACGCGGCGAAGCGAATGGATGGATGAGAATGCTTGAATATGTATattaatacaataataataataatagaagtTAGAAGAAGTAGCTCagctcatttttttaatactgcTTTTGGTGTCATCATCTGctttgcctttgcctttgccttttgtcgaaactaaaaacaaaaacaatcgGAATCGCCGAATGGGTGCTTGGTGGTGATAATGCCGTGGAACCCACTTCCAGTGTCTGGTGGGCCATGCTGACGTGCACCGcacccttttttcttttttaaaaataataaaataataaaagcccacttttttttatattaaaaaaaatcaatgaagAAATAATTATGATTTGAGAAGGTTTCTGTAGGGTAGAAGAGTGAGGtacatgaaaatatataaaattgaagtaATTACTTTAATCGTGTAATTATGATCCACTGACAATATGGGACGCAGGATTGTCCACTTGGCATAATCGGAGTGGATTGATAGACTTTGCCAAATCAAACCATATAAGTTTGTGCCGAgcctatattttaattagttctatttattattttactttttgttaaaattatcgTTCTGCAAAAATCGACACCGACAGAATTTTAGTTGCTCCTTCCaatcaatcataaaaaatattaaataaaatgaaaagcaaAACCAATTCAATTTGTGACTCATATTTGGTGCGTTTCTGATAGTTAGCATTCTTAGTTTACTGAAAATAATagtttatatttctttttaagtttttaaatctatattcCTTCTATGgcttttttaactttattttcacTCACACTCACGGATATGTAAAGCATGTTTAATTATGAAGATTTTATGATTGAATCACCCAAAAAAATGTGTACTTGTTGGTGTAAGTCATCTAATATAGAATTGCTACAGAATTGCTACAGGTGAAACATTTagctataaaattttaatgaaagtaCACTTGATCAGTATATGAAgtgattttcaattctttaaacatttttttagttattctATTCTTAGCATCTTATTAGAATTGGTGCAACTGTGATATCATTTGTATTCAAGGTCTAGGATTTATATTAGGATTTGACATTTGATGATTCTAACATTTCTCTACTTTTATTGTGATGATCCCGTTGCCTAATTAAGATTGAAGACTATCCTTATAGAACAA
This genomic interval carries:
- the LOC111789323 gene encoding uncharacterized protein LOC111789323 isoform X2; translated protein: MKLCRLLVMLFVLHTSLLLLFFSSSICSSSSSDMTPNQPHVVSNECLSATPSNRKLKLQDNDDSSPGRKNVRVDNVNLYDYSPIDPVPSSKRSIKHGPIEHRSPLIPYMPNPSPPDQPQPGGFV
- the LOC111789323 gene encoding uncharacterized protein LOC111789323 isoform X1, translating into MKLCRLLVMLFVLHTSLLLLFFSSSICSSSSSDMTPNQPHVVSNECLSATPSNRKLKVCTCSLQDNDDSSPGRKNVRVDNVNLYDYSPIDPVPSSKRSIKHGPIEHRSPLIPYMPNPSPPDQPQPGGFV
- the LOC111789247 gene encoding uncharacterized protein LOC111789247, yielding MPFHISTLVLKPSSVFMDDPLPTFLPLTLLAQQGVCVFVCVCVCVSELFDSSWVLSVMNLSGFWVLFFLLQLTSFMPSFPTYINASSASDMAVNHHHVNPNGCFSDMPSNRKLKFHAADEHNKKKGHPSDVNLDDYHPIDPVPSSKTSVKPGPIEHGVPLLPHMPNPPPPAEPGDYA